One Candidatus Hydrogenedentota bacterium DNA segment encodes these proteins:
- a CDS encoding tetratricopeptide repeat protein, which translates to MKGVFSQVMLASAGFLILAGASAAAPNPAVEDANALYRAGRYAEALEAYTTIGAQRPESAELHFNRGAAQFRLGDLAGARESFEAAALHAADPLLQARSAYNLGNCGLSEAEGLLQENPASAIETLRRSAAYYKDALARDPEFDDAAYNLEVARRTIRAIEEQLQQQQEEQQRQRDEVKEKLEELIEEQRAQNAQSAEAAEQQQDPERPDPGEQAMNEMAQDQQGTREKTEELSEGMQSQGEDGKDSLDAAREHAEAAARKQRDAEEQLKEQNAAAANEAQQEALEELEKARDAMEEGDDSSNEQEPGEPGEEGDSDGTPPAGESNPDAPDGEQQEQPAPEPGEEAEDLPPPDATARDILNQEQRNKEQRNLQRMIRVRPVEKDW; encoded by the coding sequence ATGAAAGGAGTATTCAGCCAGGTGATGTTGGCGTCCGCCGGGTTCCTGATCCTCGCGGGAGCGTCCGCGGCGGCTCCGAACCCGGCCGTGGAGGACGCGAACGCGTTGTACCGTGCGGGGCGCTACGCGGAGGCCCTGGAGGCGTACACGACGATCGGCGCGCAGCGCCCCGAGAGCGCCGAATTGCATTTCAACCGGGGCGCGGCGCAGTTCAGGCTTGGGGATCTTGCGGGGGCGCGGGAATCGTTTGAGGCGGCGGCGCTGCACGCGGCGGATCCGCTGTTGCAGGCGCGCAGCGCGTACAACCTGGGGAATTGCGGGCTATCCGAGGCGGAGGGCCTGCTTCAGGAGAACCCGGCTTCGGCGATCGAGACCCTGCGCCGGAGCGCCGCGTATTACAAGGATGCGCTGGCGCGGGACCCGGAATTTGACGACGCGGCATACAATCTTGAGGTGGCCCGCCGGACCATTCGCGCGATTGAGGAGCAGCTCCAGCAGCAGCAGGAGGAACAGCAGCGGCAGCGGGACGAGGTGAAGGAGAAGCTTGAGGAGCTAATCGAGGAGCAGCGCGCGCAGAACGCGCAATCGGCGGAGGCGGCGGAGCAACAGCAGGATCCGGAGCGGCCCGATCCCGGCGAGCAGGCGATGAACGAGATGGCGCAGGACCAGCAAGGCACGCGCGAGAAGACGGAGGAGCTTTCCGAGGGGATGCAATCCCAGGGCGAGGACGGTAAGGACAGCCTGGACGCGGCCCGCGAGCACGCGGAGGCGGCGGCGCGGAAGCAGCGGGATGCGGAGGAGCAACTGAAGGAGCAGAACGCGGCGGCGGCCAATGAGGCGCAGCAGGAAGCGCTGGAAGAACTGGAAAAGGCGCGCGACGCGATGGAGGAGGGAGACGACTCCTCCAACGAGCAGGAGCCGGGCGAGCCGGGCGAAGAGGGCGATTCCGATGGAACGCCGCCGGCCGGGGAATCGAATCCGGACGCGCCGGACGGCGAGCAACAGGAACAGCCCGCGCCCGAACCCGGCGAGGAAGCCGAAGACCTTCCTCCCCCCGACGCGACGGCCCGTGATATTCTCAACCAGGAGCAGCGCAATAAGGAGCAACGAAACCTCCAGCGCATGATCCGCGTCCGCCCCGTTGAGAAGGATTGGTAG
- a CDS encoding protein BatD: MWYRPAIVAVWVVALAWPAGAQQAPQIKAVAQRDEVVVGEPFFYQIHLENASSATPPDLSGIGGDFTVEYLGGSQSNSSSIRIINGRRTEVVRREYVLNYRLTARRPGMLEIPSVQVDIGGQTLSTAPVSVRARRPEPVDGFKLEAALSKDAAYVGEPLVLTTTFYIGRQVQSFGITMPALESGDFAAEPVTPPRRSGREYFAISVNGAEVIAERGNESADGRQYITLVFQHVIVPRAAGEVLLDQPVVSLDTPSGQRRSPLEGFSIFGSRDLRRLVVPGNALTLTVRPLPAAGRPADFSGLVGAYELSAAASPNSVNVGDPITLTLTLSGPPGLASFELPPLQAQPALSSGFRIPSEMAPGRLDGGRKVFTQTLRAESAEVTEIPPIQLSYFDPERGEYAVAATDPIPLDVRQTQVVTAADAEGYQQAVGTVAHVAVDAGIAHNFTGAAALRPQRFGPDVWMRTPGSWALLLAPPLLFGAAAAGRLAQRAGGFRAETRRRRQARARLEAALAGAGDGPGAYTAALDGLRGYLGAHLGLNASALTYADAEGPLRRRGAGEESLASLRKVFDTCEAHRYAGGATPESATGFFESVRDCVASIEREIGT; encoded by the coding sequence ATGTGGTACCGACCTGCGATAGTCGCTGTTTGGGTTGTGGCGCTGGCGTGGCCGGCCGGGGCGCAGCAGGCGCCCCAAATCAAGGCGGTCGCCCAGCGCGACGAAGTCGTTGTGGGCGAGCCGTTTTTCTACCAGATTCACCTGGAAAACGCGTCCTCCGCGACGCCGCCCGATCTTTCCGGGATCGGGGGGGATTTCACGGTGGAGTATCTCGGCGGCAGCCAGAGCAACAGCTCCTCGATTCGGATCATTAACGGCCGCCGGACGGAAGTGGTCCGCCGCGAATATGTGTTGAATTACCGGCTGACCGCGCGGCGCCCGGGCATGCTGGAAATTCCCTCGGTGCAAGTCGATATCGGCGGCCAGACACTCTCCACGGCGCCGGTCTCCGTGCGGGCGCGGCGTCCGGAGCCCGTGGATGGCTTCAAGCTCGAAGCCGCGCTTTCGAAGGATGCCGCCTATGTGGGCGAGCCCCTGGTGTTGACGACCACGTTCTACATCGGCCGGCAGGTCCAGAGTTTCGGCATCACGATGCCCGCCCTGGAATCCGGCGATTTCGCTGCGGAGCCGGTGACGCCGCCGCGCCGGTCCGGCCGGGAGTATTTTGCGATCTCGGTAAATGGCGCGGAGGTCATCGCGGAGCGGGGCAATGAAAGCGCGGACGGGCGGCAGTACATCACGCTGGTGTTCCAGCACGTGATCGTTCCCAGGGCGGCGGGCGAGGTGCTACTGGACCAGCCGGTGGTATCGCTCGACACGCCATCGGGCCAGCGGCGCTCACCCTTGGAAGGTTTTTCCATTTTCGGTTCGCGGGACCTCCGGCGGTTGGTGGTTCCGGGCAATGCCCTGACCCTCACGGTGCGCCCGCTGCCGGCGGCGGGGCGTCCGGCGGATTTCAGCGGCCTGGTCGGCGCGTATGAGCTTTCGGCGGCGGCCTCGCCCAACTCGGTGAACGTCGGGGATCCCATCACGCTTACGCTGACGCTCTCGGGCCCGCCCGGCCTGGCTTCCTTCGAGTTGCCGCCGCTCCAGGCCCAACCGGCGCTGTCGTCCGGGTTCCGCATTCCCAGCGAGATGGCGCCCGGACGGCTGGATGGCGGGCGGAAGGTGTTCACGCAGACCCTTCGCGCCGAATCGGCGGAGGTGACGGAGATCCCGCCGATCCAGCTGAGTTACTTCGATCCGGAGCGGGGGGAATACGCCGTCGCGGCAACGGATCCGATACCGCTGGATGTGCGGCAGACCCAGGTGGTGACCGCGGCGGACGCGGAGGGGTATCAGCAGGCGGTGGGGACCGTGGCGCATGTCGCGGTGGACGCCGGCATCGCGCACAATTTTACCGGCGCGGCCGCGCTTCGCCCCCAGCGTTTCGGTCCGGATGTATGGATGCGGACGCCGGGGAGCTGGGCGCTGTTGTTGGCTCCGCCCCTATTGTTTGGCGCGGCGGCGGCGGGCCGTCTGGCGCAACGCGCGGGCGGTTTTCGGGCGGAAACCCGGCGGCGGCGCCAGGCGCGCGCGAGACTTGAGGCGGCATTGGCGGGCGCGGGGGATGGCCCCGGCGCCTACACGGCCGCGCTGGACGGCCTTCGGGGGTATCTGGGCGCGCATCTCGGGCTGAACGCGAGCGCCCTGACCTACGCCGACGCGGAGGGGCCGCTGCGCCGGCGCGGCGCGGGCGAGGAGAGCCTGGCGTCGCTTCGAAAGGTCTTCGATACCTGCGAGGCCCACCGGTACGCGGGCGGCGCGACGCCGGAATCGGCCACGGGCTTCTTCGAATCGGTCCGTGACTGTGTCGCGTCCATCGAACGGGAGATTGGCACGTGA